A window from Prinia subflava isolate CZ2003 ecotype Zambia chromosome Z, Cam_Psub_1.2, whole genome shotgun sequence encodes these proteins:
- the IL7R gene encoding interleukin-7 receptor subunit alpha, with protein MAQPGAVLGIFAVFLHTAFGESGCTSADGDGTLGDDEPDNFDIDCFSQLEIKDSFSSLTCNFTELPPYNTNYTLSLCTKEDNNYACSNMKKQEDVFFLQFNDILSNREVCMYSEMKRRACRSLVVTDIVKPEVPFAINITYEREANEYLIRYCTPHSRKKYLKDKLIHEVAYRQKEHTWKIIESQYLQIKLLGQNLENEVLYEVKVRSKPNGDYFKGTWSEWSTSKSFKTAREHHSTESYSSVVMVIFSIVGFMLSVGMIALMVVFWENRIKPAVWPNLPDHKKTLEQLCKKPKNNFDISFNPESFGYVHIHKVDGLWAKCELENFLQPSIAPETSLPEKFRSGSDLKMIPVMADKNNLNLPMSDRGVWPAGALHRLLSTSHCSCSSGTYEVCHGNRVPLHNNSFNLSSTCSLDPSGQPHPEPLNDDTISQMLPNRDMRSPNNEEAYVTMSNFYKIQ; from the exons GGACTCTCGGGGATGATGAACCAGACAATTTTGACATTGACTGCTTCAGTCAGCTGGAAATTAAGGACTCCTTTAGCAGCCTGACCTGCAATTTCACTGAGCTGCCTCCTTACAACACTAACTACACCCTGTCTCTGTG TACCAAGGAAGACAACAATTATGCCTGCTCCAACATGAAGAAACAGGAAGATGTTTTCTTCTTACAGTTTAATGATATACTCTCAAACAGAGAAGTTTGCATGTACTCTGAGATGAAGAGAAGGGCCTGCAGGAGTCTGGTTGTAACTGACATTG TGAAGCCAGAAGTACCATTTGCTATAAATATCACATATGAAAGGGAGGCAAATGAATATCTTATTCGTTACTGTACACCACActcaaggaaaaaatacttaaagGACAAATTAATACACGAAGTAGCCTATCGGCAGAAAGAACACACTTGGAAG atAATAGAGTCACAATACCTTCAGATAAAACTGCTGGGGCAAAATCTTGAAAATGAAGTATTGTATGAGGTGAAAGTACGTTCTAAGCCAAATGGAGATTATTTTAAGGGCACATGGAGTGAATGGAGCACTTCCAAGAGCTTCAAGACAGCAAGAGAGCATCATTCCACAGAAAGCT atAGCAGTGTGGTCATGGTCATATTCTCCATCGTGGGATTCATGCTGTCCGTTGGTATGATTGCACTAATGGTAGTTTTTTGGGAAAACAG GATCAAGCCTGCTGTATGGCCAAACCTTCCTGACCATAAAAAAACGCTGGAGCAACTATGCAAGAAGCCAAAAAAC AATTTTGATATAAGCTTTAACCCAGAGAGTTTTGGTTATGTTCATATCCATAAAGTGGATGGCCTTTGGGCAAAATGTGAGCTGGAAAATTTTCTGCAACCATCAATTGCTCCAGAGACAAGCCTTCCAGAAAAATTCAGGAGTGGATCGGACCTGAAGATGATCCCTGTGATGGCAGACAAAAACAACCTAAACCTGCCAATGTCTGACAGAGGAGTCTGGCCAGCCGGAGCCCTGCACAGGCTCCTGAGCaccagccactgcagctgcagctccggCACGTACGAGGTTTGCCACGGCAACAGGGTGCCCCTGCACAACAATAGTTTCAACCTTTCCTCCACTTGTTCCCTGGATCCTTCtggccagccccatccagagCCCCTAAATGATGACACCATATCCCAGATGCTGCCTAACAGAGACATGAGATCACCAAACAATGAGGAAGCCTATGTCACAATGTCCAACTTCTACAAAATTCAGTAA
- the CAPSL gene encoding calcyphosin-like protein isoform X1, with translation MSGTARHDREMAINAKRSLSKTTDPLERLRLQCLAKGSAGIKGLGRVFQIIDSNNSRTLDFNEFLRGLRQYAVMINKEEAQELFRIFDKDGSGTIDFDEFLVTLRPPMSNARKEIIMQAFQKLDKTGDGVVTIEDLRGVYNVKYHPKYQNGDWTEDQVFRAFLDNFDSPNDKDGKVTTEEFMNYYAGVSASIDTDIYFIIMMKNAWKL, from the exons ATGTCGGGCACAGCAAGGCATGACCGAGAGATGGCAATCAATGCAAAAAGAAGCCTGTCCAAAACCACTGACCCTTTAGAAAGACTTCGCCTGCAGTGTCTAGCAAAGGGTTCTGCTGGCATCAAAGGACTTGGCAG AGTATTTCAGATTATTGATAGTAACAACAGCAGAACCCTTGATTTCAATGAGTTTCTGAGAGGACTACGTCAGTATGCTGTGATGATCAATAAGGAAGAAGCACAAGAGCTTTTCCGGATATTTGATAAAGACGGCAGTGGAACAATTGATTTTGATGAATTTCTTGTTACACTGAGA CCGCCCATGTCCAATGCAAGGAAAGAGATCATCATGCAGGCGTTTCAGAAGTTAGACAAGACTGGAGATGGTGTCGTAACAATTGAAGATTTACGAGGGGTGTATAATGTAAAATATCATCCCAAATACCAAAATGGAGACTGGACAGAAGATCAAGTTTTTAGAGCTTTTCTGGATAATTTTGATTCACCAAATGACAAAGATGGGAAG GTCACAACAGAAGAATTCATGAACTACTATGCTGGAGTCAGCGCTTCAATAGACACAGATATCTACTTTATCATCATGATGAAGAATGCTTGGAAACTCTAA
- the CAPSL gene encoding calcyphosin-like protein isoform X2 produces MSGTARHDREMAINAKRSLSKTTDPLERLRLQCLAKGSAGIKGLGRVFQIIDSNNSRTLDFNEFLRGLRQYAVMINKEEAQELFRIFDKDGSGTIDFDEFLVTLRPPMSNARKEIIMQAFQKLDKTGDGVVTIEDLRGVYNVKYHPKYQNGDWTEDQVFRAFLDNFDSPNDKDGKCHPERYQLVASHPLPLQW; encoded by the exons ATGTCGGGCACAGCAAGGCATGACCGAGAGATGGCAATCAATGCAAAAAGAAGCCTGTCCAAAACCACTGACCCTTTAGAAAGACTTCGCCTGCAGTGTCTAGCAAAGGGTTCTGCTGGCATCAAAGGACTTGGCAG AGTATTTCAGATTATTGATAGTAACAACAGCAGAACCCTTGATTTCAATGAGTTTCTGAGAGGACTACGTCAGTATGCTGTGATGATCAATAAGGAAGAAGCACAAGAGCTTTTCCGGATATTTGATAAAGACGGCAGTGGAACAATTGATTTTGATGAATTTCTTGTTACACTGAGA CCGCCCATGTCCAATGCAAGGAAAGAGATCATCATGCAGGCGTTTCAGAAGTTAGACAAGACTGGAGATGGTGTCGTAACAATTGAAGATTTACGAGGGGTGTATAATGTAAAATATCATCCCAAATACCAAAATGGAGACTGGACAGAAGATCAAGTTTTTAGAGCTTTTCTGGATAATTTTGATTCACCAAATGACAAAGATGGGAAG TGTCATCCTGAGAGATACCAGCTGGTAGCCAGCCATCCCCTTCCACTGCAATGGTGA